A region from the Streptomyces lydicus genome encodes:
- a CDS encoding GntP family permease — protein sequence MVLAATPATPPPPPHTGGLIALIPGTAGLLTVAALGIALLLVLIIKVRLQPFVALLTVSIAVGLAAGLSVTELFGTVQKSDAVSMIETGMGGILGHVAIIIGLGTMLGAILEVSGGAEVLSSRLLRLFGERREPLAMGLTGLIFGIPVFFDVGIFVLAPIVYAAAKRSGKSILLHCMPLLAGLSMTHAFLPPHPGPVAAAGLFKVDLGWIVLMGVLCGIPAVLAAWGYAAWIGKRLFVPVPQDTVEAADEAKAAVTAEKAAAGVTPDEAPVPLTTVLTIIGTPLLLILLATFSSIALAPSSGRSVIEFFGHPFVALTIALLMSYYLLGIRRGWSRTSLETVSTASLKPVGNIILVVGAGGIFGAVLKGSGVATALSDTFHHVGLPVIVLAYLLSLVLRVAQGSATVAIVTTAGIVVPLVEGQGMSQAHLALIIMAISAGSIFASHVNDGGFWMVSKYFGITERDTLKSWTVLESVLSVAGFAVAALVSVVV from the coding sequence ATGGTCCTCGCCGCCACGCCCGCCACCCCGCCGCCACCACCCCACACCGGTGGACTGATCGCCCTGATACCGGGCACCGCGGGGCTTCTGACGGTCGCCGCCCTGGGCATCGCCCTGCTCCTCGTCCTGATCATCAAAGTCCGGCTGCAGCCGTTCGTCGCGCTGCTCACGGTCTCCATCGCGGTGGGCCTGGCCGCCGGGCTCTCCGTCACCGAACTCTTCGGCACGGTCCAGAAATCCGACGCCGTCTCGATGATCGAGACCGGTATGGGCGGCATCCTCGGGCACGTCGCCATCATCATCGGCCTGGGCACCATGCTCGGCGCGATCCTCGAAGTCTCGGGTGGCGCCGAGGTGTTGAGCTCCCGGCTGCTCCGCCTCTTCGGCGAGCGGCGCGAACCGCTCGCCATGGGCCTGACCGGCTTGATCTTCGGCATCCCGGTCTTCTTCGACGTCGGCATCTTCGTCCTCGCCCCGATCGTCTACGCGGCCGCGAAGCGCAGCGGAAAGTCGATCCTCCTCCACTGCATGCCGCTCCTCGCGGGCCTGTCCATGACCCACGCCTTCCTGCCGCCGCACCCCGGCCCGGTCGCCGCCGCCGGCCTCTTCAAGGTCGACCTCGGCTGGATCGTCCTCATGGGCGTCCTCTGCGGCATCCCGGCGGTGCTCGCCGCCTGGGGTTACGCGGCCTGGATCGGCAAGCGGCTGTTCGTCCCCGTCCCGCAGGACACGGTCGAGGCGGCGGACGAGGCCAAGGCCGCGGTCACCGCGGAGAAGGCGGCGGCCGGCGTCACGCCCGACGAGGCACCGGTCCCCCTGACCACCGTCCTCACCATCATCGGCACCCCGCTGCTCCTCATCCTCCTGGCGACCTTCTCCTCCATCGCCCTGGCCCCCTCGTCAGGCCGCTCGGTGATCGAGTTCTTCGGCCACCCCTTCGTCGCCCTGACGATCGCCCTGCTGATGTCGTACTACCTGCTGGGCATCCGCCGCGGCTGGTCCCGCACGTCCCTGGAGACGGTCTCCACCGCCTCGCTCAAGCCGGTCGGCAACATCATCCTGGTCGTCGGCGCCGGCGGTATCTTCGGCGCCGTCCTCAAGGGCAGCGGCGTGGCCACCGCCCTCTCCGACACCTTCCACCACGTCGGCCTCCCCGTCATCGTCCTCGCCTACCTCCTCTCCCTCGTCCTCCGCGTCGCCCAGGGCTCCGCCACGGTCGCCATCGTCACCACGGCCGGCATCGTCGTCCCCCTCGTGGAGGGCCAGGGCATGTCCCAGGCCCACCTCGCCCTGATCATCATGGCCATCTCGGCAGGCTCGATCTTCGCTTCACATGTGAATGACGGCGGCTTTTGGATGGTGAGCAAGTACTTCGGGATCACGGAACGCGACACCCTCAAGTCCTGGACCGTGCTGGAGTCGGTGCTCTCGGTCGCCGGGTTCGCGGTGGCAGCGTTGGTGAGCGTGGTCGTGTAG
- a CDS encoding RidA family protein, producing the protein MTEKTALTPATHTTPPAKFSHGVKKGNILQVAGQVGFLPAVEGQAPTPAGPTLREQTLQTLANVQAILEEGGASWDDAMMIRVYLTDVDHFAEMNEIYNAYFEEQGLKEAPAARTTVYVGLPKGLLIEIDALAVLS; encoded by the coding sequence ATGACCGAGAAGACCGCGCTCACCCCGGCCACCCACACCACCCCGCCCGCGAAGTTCTCCCACGGCGTCAAGAAGGGCAACATCCTGCAGGTCGCGGGCCAGGTCGGCTTCCTCCCCGCCGTCGAGGGCCAGGCCCCCACCCCGGCCGGCCCCACCCTGCGCGAGCAGACCCTGCAGACCCTCGCCAACGTCCAGGCCATCCTCGAAGAGGGCGGCGCGAGCTGGGACGACGCGATGATGATCCGCGTCTACCTCACCGACGTGGACCACTTCGCCGAGATGAACGAGATCTACAACGCCTACTTCGAGGAGCAGGGCCTCAAGGAGGCCCCCGCGGCCCGTACGACCGTCTACGTCGGCCTGCCCAAGGGGCTGCTCATCGAGATCGACGCCCTCGCCGTCCTGAGCTGA
- a CDS encoding IclR family transcriptional regulator produces MSQTVDRALSILPLLAEGPADLGQVADRLGVHKSTALRLLRTLHEHGLVYRQSDQRYRLGARLFALAQQAAENLDVREIAHPHLVELNEKCGHTVHLAVHEENEVLYIDKVESRYPVRMYSRIGKTVAITVAAVAKLLLADLPEPERRALAEKLDYPLYTSRSAPNATAFLAELAKVGEQGWATDLGGHEESINCVAAPIRGADGRLVAAMSVSAPNVVVTAEELLTLLPLVRRTADAISREYSGTAIPQ; encoded by the coding sequence ATGAGCCAGACCGTCGACCGCGCGCTGAGCATCCTGCCGCTGCTCGCCGAGGGGCCCGCCGACCTGGGGCAGGTCGCCGACCGGCTCGGCGTCCACAAGTCCACGGCCCTCCGGCTCCTGCGCACCCTCCACGAACACGGCCTCGTCTACCGCCAGTCCGACCAGCGCTACCGCCTCGGCGCCCGGCTCTTCGCCCTCGCCCAGCAGGCCGCCGAAAACCTCGACGTACGCGAAATCGCCCACCCCCACCTCGTCGAACTCAACGAGAAATGCGGGCACACCGTCCACCTCGCGGTCCATGAGGAGAACGAGGTCCTCTACATCGACAAGGTGGAGAGCCGCTACCCGGTCCGGATGTACTCCCGGATCGGCAAAACCGTCGCGATCACCGTCGCCGCGGTCGCCAAGCTGCTCCTCGCCGACCTGCCCGAACCCGAGCGCCGCGCCCTCGCGGAAAAGCTCGACTACCCCCTCTACACGTCCCGTTCGGCCCCGAATGCCACGGCCTTCCTGGCCGAACTGGCCAAGGTCGGCGAACAGGGCTGGGCCACCGACCTCGGTGGCCACGAGGAGTCCATCAACTGCGTCGCGGCCCCCATCCGCGGTGCGGACGGACGCCTGGTCGCCGCGATGTCGGTCTCCGCGCCGAATGTCGTCGTCACCGCCGAAGAACTCCTCACACTGCTCCCGCTGGTACGCCGCACCGCCGACGCCATCAGCCGGGAGTACTCCGGAACGGCCATTCCCCAGTGA
- a CDS encoding sugar kinase translates to MTRSSNADGIPARDGAPAPDVDVVCLGESMVTFLPRRPGRLADVPSFDRAIGGAESNVACTLARTGHTARWISRVGTDGFGDHLLAAIADYGVDVTHVRRDPLRPTGIYFRTADDRATDTHEVAYYRTGSAASAMTAAHLDQDAIHSGRILHLSGITAALSENCLGLMRELTARRPGRPLLSFDVNHRPGLWREPSRAQALLELARGADLVFVGDDEARDAWGLHGAHAISEALPEPDLLVVKQGRRGATVFQRTTETGARRGDATGPATDTATFVPSLNVDLVAATGAGDAFAAGFLSATLRALPVGTRIRHGHLWAAAALTVPGDLATPPGRAHADRLADLDDAAWGRLHLGPGWTEVAASGHRVDASGHRGDAAGQRADASGQRAGASGRRADEEVRTP, encoded by the coding sequence GTGACCAGGTCCTCGAACGCCGACGGCATCCCCGCCCGGGATGGCGCACCCGCCCCGGACGTCGACGTCGTCTGTCTCGGCGAGTCGATGGTCACCTTCCTGCCGCGGCGGCCCGGCCGACTCGCCGACGTCCCCTCCTTCGACCGCGCCATCGGCGGCGCCGAATCCAACGTCGCCTGCACTCTCGCCCGCACCGGGCACACCGCACGCTGGATCTCCCGGGTCGGCACCGACGGTTTCGGCGACCACCTGCTTGCCGCCATCGCCGACTACGGCGTCGATGTCACCCACGTCCGGCGCGACCCGCTGCGCCCCACCGGCATCTACTTCCGCACCGCGGACGACCGCGCAACCGACACCCACGAGGTCGCCTACTACCGCACCGGTTCCGCCGCCTCGGCCATGACGGCCGCGCACCTGGACCAGGACGCGATCCACTCCGGCCGGATCCTGCACCTGTCCGGCATCACGGCGGCACTGTCCGAAAACTGCCTCGGCCTGATGCGTGAGCTGACCGCCCGCCGCCCCGGGCGGCCGCTGCTCTCCTTCGACGTCAACCACCGGCCGGGGCTGTGGCGTGAGCCGTCCCGGGCTCAGGCGCTGCTCGAACTGGCGCGGGGCGCCGACCTGGTCTTCGTCGGCGACGACGAGGCCCGGGACGCATGGGGTCTGCACGGGGCGCACGCCATCAGTGAAGCGCTGCCGGAACCGGACCTCCTGGTCGTCAAGCAGGGCAGGCGCGGGGCCACCGTCTTCCAGCGCACGACCGAGACGGGCGCGCGCCGCGGCGACGCCACCGGCCCCGCCACTGACACCGCCACCTTCGTCCCCTCCCTGAACGTCGACCTCGTGGCGGCCACCGGCGCCGGAGACGCCTTCGCCGCCGGATTCCTCTCCGCCACCCTCCGCGCTCTCCCCGTCGGCACCCGCATCCGTCACGGCCACCTGTGGGCCGCCGCCGCCCTCACCGTCCCCGGCGATCTCGCGACCCCGCCCGGCCGCGCGCACGCCGACCGCCTGGCGGACCTCGACGACGCGGCCTGGGGGAGACTGCACCTCGGCCCCGGCTGGACCGAAGTCGCAGCATCAGGCCACAGGGTTGACGCATCCGGCCATAGGGGCGACGCAGCAGGCCAGAGGGCTGACGCATCCGGCCAAAGGGCCGGCGCATCCGGCCGCAGGGCCGACGAGGAGGTACGGACACCGTGA
- a CDS encoding amino acid deaminase translates to MAGGRLAQGLKGLADERVDHRFKALPPDAEGRTVGELAAERRNLFRDGFTTPVLALSAESVAHNLALMETYAARHGLAFAPHGKTCMAPQLFARQLDHGAWGITAAVPHQVRVYRHYGIQRIFLANELVDAAALRWLAGELDADPGFRFVCYVDSLRGIELMDTALREAGATRPVDVVVELGAGEGARTGVRTETEGLELADAIAGVDTLRLVGVAGYEGEVPDATPERVTAWLRRLVALAVEFDRAGRFADLDRIVLSAGGSAWFDAVAEVFAGTPELSAPPLKLLRSGAYVSHDDGHYREVTPFHRVPEEGALQPAFRLWAQVVSRPTPEQAFLNAGKRDAAYDLHLPQAQVVRSGRDGTLRPADGVTVTGLSDQHAWVRTERAGDLEVGDWVGLGLSHPCTSFDKWQLIPLVEQDGTVTDYIRTFF, encoded by the coding sequence ATGGCCGGTGGACGGCTCGCGCAGGGACTCAAGGGACTCGCGGACGAGCGGGTCGATCACCGCTTCAAGGCGCTGCCCCCGGACGCCGAGGGCCGGACCGTCGGCGAGCTGGCCGCCGAGCGCCGCAACCTCTTCCGCGACGGGTTCACCACCCCTGTCCTCGCCCTCTCCGCCGAGTCGGTCGCCCACAACCTGGCGCTGATGGAGACCTACGCCGCCCGGCACGGCCTGGCCTTCGCCCCGCACGGCAAGACCTGCATGGCACCGCAGCTCTTCGCCCGCCAGCTGGACCACGGCGCCTGGGGCATCACCGCCGCCGTCCCCCACCAGGTCCGCGTATACCGCCACTACGGCATCCAGCGGATCTTCCTGGCCAACGAGCTCGTGGACGCGGCGGCGCTGCGCTGGCTCGCCGGTGAGCTCGACGCCGACCCCGGCTTCCGCTTCGTGTGCTACGTCGACTCGCTGCGCGGCATCGAGCTGATGGACACCGCGCTGCGCGAGGCCGGCGCCACCCGCCCCGTGGACGTCGTCGTCGAACTCGGCGCGGGCGAGGGCGCCCGTACCGGCGTGCGGACCGAGACCGAAGGCCTCGAACTCGCCGACGCCATCGCGGGCGTGGACACCCTCCGCCTGGTCGGCGTCGCCGGGTACGAGGGCGAGGTGCCCGACGCCACCCCCGAGCGGGTCACGGCCTGGCTGCGCCGACTGGTCGCCCTGGCCGTGGAGTTCGACCGGGCGGGCCGGTTCGCCGACCTCGACCGGATCGTCCTCAGCGCGGGCGGCAGTGCCTGGTTCGACGCGGTGGCCGAGGTCTTCGCCGGGACCCCCGAGCTGTCCGCCCCGCCTCTCAAGCTGCTGCGCTCGGGCGCGTACGTCTCGCACGACGACGGTCACTACCGCGAGGTCACCCCCTTCCACCGCGTCCCCGAGGAGGGCGCTCTGCAGCCCGCCTTCCGCCTCTGGGCGCAGGTCGTCTCCCGCCCCACGCCCGAGCAGGCGTTCCTCAACGCGGGCAAGCGCGACGCGGCGTACGACCTGCATCTGCCGCAGGCCCAGGTCGTACGGTCCGGCCGGGACGGCACCCTGCGCCCGGCGGACGGCGTCACCGTCACCGGCCTGTCCGACCAGCACGCCTGGGTCCGCACCGAGCGGGCCGGTGATCTGGAGGTCGGTGACTGGGTCGGACTGGGCCTGTCGCACCCCTGTACGTCCTTCGACAAGTGGCAGCTGATCCCGCTGGTCGAGCAGGACGGCACGGTCACCGACTACATCCGCACCTTCTTCTAG
- a CDS encoding N-acyl-D-amino-acid deacylase family protein — translation MDTVLRDVRVLDGSGGPSYRADVALAGGRIAAIHRESDGGPRPGAARVVDGHGLALSPGFIDMHAHSDLALLRDPAHEAKAAQGVTLEVIGQDGLSYAPVDDRTLAEVRTQITGWNGGGPGDTSVDFTWRTVGGYLDRLDHGFDGHGIAVNAAYLVPQGTVRMLALGWDDRPATADELTRMKQLVAEGLEQGAVGLSSGLTYTPGMYASDAELTELCRVVARYDGYYCPHHRSYGAGALQAYEEMVALTREAGCALHLAHATMNFDVNEGRAPELLALLDRALDAGADLTLDTYPYTPGCTTLVAMLPSWASEGGPESILTRLRDEATAERIRRVMEVDGADGCHGVPIDWDTIEISGVADPALSGYVGKTVARSAAERGEEPWVTARRLLTDDRLGSTILQHIGHEENVRRIMRHRVHTGGSDGILQGLKPHPRAYGTFPQYLGRYVRELGVLSLEECVAHLTGRPAARLRLPDRGLVREGYRADLVLFDPETVAAGSTFDTPRTLPTGIPHVLIDGRFVIEDGRRTDVLAGRTVRRTAAGRG, via the coding sequence ATGGACACCGTGCTCCGCGACGTCCGCGTCCTCGACGGGTCCGGCGGCCCGTCCTACCGCGCCGATGTCGCCCTCGCCGGCGGCCGGATCGCCGCGATCCACCGCGAGTCGGACGGCGGCCCGCGCCCGGGCGCCGCCCGCGTGGTGGACGGCCACGGCCTCGCCCTCTCCCCCGGCTTCATCGACATGCACGCGCACAGCGACCTCGCGCTGCTGCGTGACCCGGCGCACGAGGCGAAGGCCGCCCAGGGCGTCACCCTCGAAGTCATCGGCCAGGACGGCCTGTCGTACGCGCCGGTCGACGACCGGACCCTCGCCGAGGTCCGCACCCAGATCACCGGCTGGAACGGCGGAGGCCCCGGGGACACCTCCGTCGACTTCACCTGGCGCACCGTCGGCGGCTACCTCGACCGCCTCGACCACGGCTTCGACGGCCACGGCATCGCCGTCAACGCCGCCTACCTCGTCCCGCAGGGCACCGTCCGGATGCTCGCGCTGGGCTGGGACGACCGCCCCGCCACCGCCGACGAGCTGACGCGGATGAAGCAGCTGGTCGCCGAGGGCCTGGAGCAGGGCGCGGTGGGACTGTCCTCCGGGCTGACCTACACCCCCGGCATGTACGCCTCCGACGCGGAACTCACCGAACTGTGCCGGGTGGTGGCCCGCTACGACGGCTACTACTGCCCGCACCACCGCTCCTACGGGGCCGGCGCCCTCCAGGCGTACGAGGAGATGGTGGCGCTCACCCGCGAGGCCGGCTGTGCGCTGCATCTGGCGCACGCCACCATGAACTTCGACGTGAACGAGGGCCGCGCGCCCGAACTGCTCGCGCTCCTGGACAGGGCGCTGGACGCGGGCGCGGACCTCACCCTCGACACCTACCCCTACACCCCCGGCTGTACGACGCTGGTCGCGATGCTGCCGAGCTGGGCGAGCGAGGGCGGCCCGGAGTCGATCCTCACCCGCCTCCGCGACGAGGCGACGGCCGAGCGCATCCGCCGGGTCATGGAGGTGGACGGGGCGGACGGCTGCCACGGGGTGCCCATCGACTGGGACACCATCGAGATCTCCGGGGTCGCGGACCCGGCGCTGTCCGGCTACGTCGGCAAGACCGTCGCCCGCAGCGCGGCGGAACGCGGCGAGGAGCCGTGGGTGACCGCCCGGCGGCTGCTGACCGACGACCGCCTGGGCTCGACGATCCTGCAGCACATCGGCCACGAGGAGAACGTCCGCCGGATCATGCGCCACCGGGTGCACACCGGCGGCAGCGACGGCATCCTCCAGGGCCTCAAACCGCATCCGCGCGCGTACGGGACCTTCCCCCAGTACCTCGGCAGGTACGTCCGCGAGCTGGGTGTGCTGTCCCTGGAGGAGTGCGTCGCCCATCTGACCGGCCGCCCGGCCGCCCGCCTGCGGCTCCCCGACCGCGGCCTCGTCCGCGAGGGCTACCGCGCCGACCTCGTCCTCTTCGACCCCGAAACGGTCGCCGCCGGCTCCACCTTCGACACCCCGCGCACCCTGCCCACCGGCATCCCGCATGTACTCATCGACGGCCGGTTCGTGATCGAGGACGGCCGGCGGACGGACGTCCTGGCGGGACGGACGGTACGGCGCACGGCGGCGGGACGGGGCTGA
- a CDS encoding glyceraldehyde-3-phosphate dehydrogenase, producing the protein MTAVNDDSFTNWKNREEIAESMIPIIGKLHREQDVTVLLHSRSLVNKSVVSILKTHRFARQIAGVELSVTETLPFLQALTSLDLGPSQIDIALLAEAYRADDRGLSVAEFTAEAVAGATGTDKIERREPRDVVLYGFGRIGRLVARLLIEKTGSGNGLRLRAIVVRQGGEQDIVKRASLLRRDSIHGQFQGTITVDEANSTIIANGNEIKVIYANDPSEVDYTAYGIKSAILIDNTGKWRDREGLSKHLRPGIDKVVLTAPGKGDVPNIVHGVNHDTIKPDEQILSCASCTTNAIVPPLKAMADEYGVLRGHVETVHSFTNDQNLLDNYHKADRRGRSAPLNMVITETGAASAVAKALPELTAPITGSSIRVPVPDVSIAILSLRLGRETSREEVLDYLRDVSLTSSLKRQIDFTTAPDAVSSDFMGSRHASIVDAGATKVDGDNAILYLWYDNEFGYSCQVIRVVQHVSGVEYPTYPAPAV; encoded by the coding sequence GTGACTGCTGTCAATGACGACTCGTTCACCAACTGGAAAAACCGCGAGGAGATCGCGGAGTCGATGATCCCGATCATCGGGAAGCTGCACCGTGAGCAGGACGTGACGGTCCTGCTGCACAGCCGCTCCTTGGTGAACAAGTCGGTGGTCAGCATCCTCAAGACCCACCGGTTCGCCCGGCAGATCGCCGGTGTGGAGCTCTCGGTCACCGAGACGCTGCCGTTCCTGCAGGCACTCACCTCGCTCGACCTCGGCCCGTCCCAGATCGACATCGCCCTGCTCGCCGAGGCGTACCGTGCCGACGACCGCGGTCTGTCGGTGGCGGAGTTCACCGCCGAGGCCGTCGCCGGCGCCACCGGTACCGACAAGATCGAGCGCCGCGAGCCGCGCGATGTCGTCCTCTACGGCTTCGGCCGCATCGGCCGCCTCGTCGCCCGTCTGCTGATCGAGAAGACCGGTTCCGGCAACGGCCTGCGGCTGCGCGCCATCGTCGTCCGCCAGGGCGGCGAGCAGGACATCGTCAAGCGTGCCTCGCTGCTGCGCCGCGACTCCATCCACGGGCAGTTCCAGGGCACGATCACCGTTGACGAGGCGAACAGCACGATCATCGCCAACGGCAACGAGATCAAGGTGATCTACGCCAACGACCCCTCGGAGGTCGACTACACGGCGTACGGCATCAAGAGCGCCATCCTCATCGACAACACCGGCAAGTGGCGCGACCGCGAGGGCCTGTCGAAGCACCTGCGCCCCGGCATCGACAAGGTCGTCCTGACCGCGCCGGGCAAGGGCGACGTCCCCAACATCGTGCACGGCGTCAACCACGACACGATCAAGCCGGACGAGCAGATCCTGTCCTGTGCGTCCTGCACCACCAACGCGATCGTCCCGCCGCTGAAGGCGATGGCGGACGAGTACGGCGTGCTGCGCGGCCACGTGGAGACCGTCCACTCGTTCACCAACGACCAGAACCTGCTGGACAATTACCACAAGGCCGACCGTCGTGGCCGCTCGGCGCCGCTCAACATGGTGATCACCGAGACCGGTGCCGCGTCCGCCGTCGCCAAGGCGCTGCCCGAGCTCACGGCCCCGATCACCGGCAGCTCGATCCGGGTCCCGGTGCCGGACGTCTCGATCGCGATCCTCAGCCTGCGGCTCGGCCGTGAGACCAGCCGCGAGGAGGTCCTGGACTACCTCCGTGACGTGTCGCTGACCTCGTCGCTCAAGCGCCAGATCGACTTCACCACGGCGCCCGACGCGGTGTCGAGCGACTTCATGGGCTCGCGTCACGCCTCGATCGTCGACGCCGGCGCCACCAAGGTCGACGGCGACAACGCGATCCTCTACCTCTGGTACGACAACGAGTTCGGCTACTCCTGCCAGGTCATCCGCGTCGTCCAGCACGTCTCCGGCGTGGAGTACCCGACCTACCCGGCCCCGGCGGTCTGA
- a CDS encoding nuclear transport factor 2 family protein — MTRTGIEAAMNDLLFNAEITLQEAADRHFAPEYRQRTDGEWADRTEFLEHITHVRSLVAGGHVEVHEELYSGSKYADRHTAHITKKDGSTVRMEVYVFADLAPDGRFSRIEETTLMLQGSDADRGIGSAR; from the coding sequence ATGACCCGCACCGGCATCGAGGCCGCCATGAACGACCTCCTCTTCAACGCCGAGATCACCCTGCAGGAGGCCGCCGACCGCCACTTCGCCCCGGAGTACCGCCAGCGCACGGACGGAGAGTGGGCCGACCGCACCGAATTCCTGGAGCACATCACCCATGTGCGCTCCCTCGTCGCCGGCGGCCATGTCGAGGTGCACGAGGAGCTGTACAGCGGCAGCAAGTACGCCGACCGGCACACCGCCCACATCACGAAGAAGGACGGCTCGACCGTGCGCATGGAGGTCTATGTGTTCGCCGACCTCGCCCCCGACGGCCGGTTCAGCCGCATCGAGGAGACCACCCTGATGCTCCAGGGCTCCGACGCCGATCGCGGCATCGGCAGTGCCCGCTAG
- a CDS encoding MarR family winged helix-turn-helix transcriptional regulator: MENEVGHEIADALGLLLRRTTRAQLHQQLTENMGEAVDELTYPVLSALARTGPRSAADLAPDAGVDRSGVTRRASRLEAAGLIRREADPTDRRAHLLVLTEAGHSTVAELRRRLAAHIMTSLSSWPPGEAETFARHLRRFTAEGPFA; this comes from the coding sequence ATGGAGAACGAAGTAGGGCATGAGATCGCCGACGCGCTGGGCCTCCTGCTCAGGCGCACCACTCGCGCGCAGCTGCACCAGCAGCTCACCGAGAACATGGGCGAGGCCGTGGACGAGTTGACCTACCCGGTACTCAGCGCGCTGGCCAGGACCGGCCCGCGCAGCGCCGCCGACCTGGCACCCGACGCCGGAGTCGACCGCTCCGGCGTCACCCGCCGCGCCTCCCGCCTGGAGGCCGCCGGCCTCATCCGCCGCGAGGCGGACCCGACCGACCGGCGCGCACATCTGCTCGTCCTCACCGAAGCGGGCCACTCGACAGTGGCAGAGCTGCGCAGGCGCCTGGCCGCCCACATCATGACCAGTCTGTCCTCATGGCCGCCCGGCGAGGCCGAGACTTTCGCCCGCCATCTGCGCCGCTTCACGGCCGAAGGCCCGTTCGCCTGA
- a CDS encoding pyridoxal phosphate-dependent aminotransferase: MQVIQSTKLSNVCYEIRGPVLEEAMRLEAAGHRILKLNTGNPAAFGFECPPEILEDILRSVGTAHGYGDAKGLLSARRAVMQHYQTKGIDLSVDDIYLGNGVSELIQMSMQALLDDGDEVLVPAPDYPLWTASVSLSGGTAVHYRCDEQADWMPDLADIERKVTDRTKAIVVINPNNPTGAVYDDELLQGIAEIARRHNLIVCADEIYDKILYDGVTHTPFASLAPDLLTLTFNGLSKSYRVAGYRSGWMAVCGPKAHAASYIEGLTILANMRLCANMPAQHAVATALGGRQSINELVLPGGRLLEQRDTAYELLTQIPGVSCVKPKGALYAFPRLDPKVYKVKDDRQMVLDLLRAEKIMIVHGTGFNWPEPDHFRLVTLPSKDDLTDAVTRIGSFLDGYGQY; this comes from the coding sequence ATGCAGGTGATCCAGTCAACGAAGCTCTCCAACGTCTGCTACGAAATCCGTGGCCCGGTGCTCGAGGAGGCCATGCGGCTGGAGGCGGCGGGGCACCGCATCCTCAAGCTCAACACCGGCAACCCGGCGGCGTTCGGCTTCGAGTGCCCGCCCGAGATCCTGGAGGACATCCTCCGCTCGGTCGGTACGGCACACGGCTACGGCGACGCGAAGGGCCTGCTCTCCGCCCGCCGCGCGGTGATGCAGCACTACCAGACCAAGGGCATCGACCTCTCGGTCGACGACATCTACCTCGGCAACGGCGTCTCCGAACTCATCCAGATGTCGATGCAGGCGCTGCTGGACGACGGCGACGAGGTGCTGGTCCCGGCCCCGGACTACCCGCTGTGGACGGCGTCCGTGTCCCTCTCCGGCGGCACCGCCGTGCACTACCGCTGTGACGAGCAGGCCGACTGGATGCCGGACCTCGCCGACATCGAGCGCAAGGTCACCGACCGCACCAAGGCCATCGTCGTCATCAACCCCAACAACCCCACGGGTGCGGTGTACGACGACGAGCTGCTGCAGGGCATCGCGGAGATCGCCCGGCGGCACAACCTGATCGTCTGCGCCGACGAGATCTACGACAAGATCCTCTACGACGGCGTCACCCACACCCCGTTCGCCTCGCTCGCCCCGGACCTGCTGACCCTGACCTTCAACGGGCTGTCGAAGTCGTACCGGGTGGCGGGCTACCGCAGCGGCTGGATGGCGGTCTGCGGCCCGAAGGCGCACGCCGCCTCGTACATCGAGGGGCTGACGATCCTCGCCAATATGCGGCTGTGCGCCAATATGCCGGCCCAGCACGCGGTCGCCACGGCCCTCGGCGGCCGCCAGTCCATCAACGAACTGGTGCTGCCCGGCGGCCGGCTGCTGGAGCAGCGCGATACGGCGTACGAACTGCTGACGCAGATCCCCGGCGTCAGCTGCGTCAAGCCGAAGGGCGCGCTGTACGCCTTCCCGCGGCTGGACCCCAAGGTCTACAAGGTCAAGGACGACCGGCAGATGGTGCTCGACCTGCTGCGCGCCGAGAAGATCATGATCGTGCACGGCACCGGCTTCAACTGGCCCGAGCCGGATCACTTCCGCCTGGTCACCCTGCCCAGCAAGGACGATCTGACGGATGCCGTCACCCGGATCGGCTCCTTCCTCGACGGCTACGGACAGTACTGA